The nucleotide window caatttcacagtattattccaacctcatagtgtggaaatagatataaaacacagggaaataaatgttttgaccgcactgggcctttaaggccTGTTATCTTCTACAATCTGATTGAGAGAACACAAAGTTCTGTGGTTGGTTTATCTGTGCAtaaaagttgtgtgtgtgtgtttgggcgaCATGAGGAGCCAGACAGAGGGGAGTGTGATGCCTATCTTTGAGGCGACAGGATTACCGCCTTTTTCTCCTCATGAATCAAGacagctgtgtatgtgtgtgagagagagagagagagagagagagagagagagagagagagagagagagagagagagagagaacgagatcgaaaaagagagagagaaaaagagagagagagaaagagagagagaaagcgagagaaagagagagagagagagagagagagagagagagagagagagagagagagagagagagagagagagagagagaaagagagagaaagagagaaagagaaagagaaatagaccAACCACTCAAATCCCAAACCAGCATGCTTCATACCGGCCCCTTTCTCTTCAACTAATCACATCTGAGTTGCAATGATGACAGATGAAACAGGAAACAGATATCATATCCCACCAACAGATAGGAAATAGGTGGGAGTTGCACAGAAGGTGGGGAAGACGTGGAGGAGAAAAGGATCATGCATTATAAGAATGTGCATCACTTTGAAATGTTAAgattttttaaaaaaattaaaaaattaaaaaaatttaaaaaaaaaattaagataCATCAAACCATACGCTCTCAATACACCTCATACATCTTCCTACCTCACCCACCAAGCCCATGTCTTCCTGAGTCCATTTTCCCATGAGAGCTACAGATAATAGGGTTAGCATATCAAACACTCTTATGTGTGTTAGCATATCAACCAAGAGTCATGTGATACTGTTTGTTGGCCAGGGTCGGCCTGAGCTCCGTGCTTTGCTGGAGATtatctgatctacaaatcacctcaCCGTCCAAACCATCGTGCatcaactagctctggtccagggcattAAGTGCAGCTTGCTAATACTGAGCTCAGCGTTAGCAAGCCACactaacgccctggaccagagctaggtaTCGACATGCTGATGATGGAGAGATTAGTGAACCTGCACATGCATGGCCTAGCTAGGACTATGGGTTTAAAGAAACGTATTAGACAAGCCAAACCTTGTTGACGACGAGCAGATAGTAATGTCCTCCTGTTTTACCACACATACACAACATCTCCCCTACGCCAAAAGCTCATGATCTGTAATAGTTAGGACCAAAAACACCATATACTGTATCATGTATACCAAATATGTCTGAGTACCATTTAATGTGTAAATCAAACTCTATTTTCTGTCATGTAATACTGTGTGTAGAAATATCATGAATGTGAAATGTATGAATAATGTATATGTAACAAAATAGCTGTAAAGAAGTCAAATGTAAAACAAAGTTACTGTTGTCATCCGAAGAAGGAGAATGAGCTAGCTTGCTGCTTGTGGATGtgccaataaaaaataaaaaataaaaataaaaactctctcctactctctctttctctgacacacaaaagcacacacacaaaaataataGTGGACCATCCCTGCTAGCTGAAGAGGATTGAGGTCCAACATGCTAGGTGGCAGAAAGCTTTAAAGCTACAGCTTAGTCAGgctgaaacacacaaacacaccctgttAGACATAGattccactctctctttctcagatgTGCCTCCACTACCCATGAAGTTTCCACTGCAATAAAAACCTGCTGATATATCACTACTGATGTTAGTATTGTGTTCTGTTGGTGGGCGCAGTGGGTGGATCTCAGTTTCTCTTTCGGTAATTTCTCGGGTTAACAGAcgactgtgtgtgtgagctgtACGGGTGAGGGGGTGGACAGCAAACCCAGCCGCCTGGCCCTCCACAGACCAATCTCGCCTCAGAGATTAGCTGACTTCTCCAACGGCGTGTTTGTTTACTGGAGCTCAGCTTTCTTTATAACCTATCCTCAAGGTTTTACCAACTTCCCCACCCCTGACTCCACCAGAGACAGAGCAGAACAACTTTTATCCAGTGTGTGAGAttgagtgaaagagagggagggaaagagaggctCCCACCCCTGACTCATCactacagagaaagatcaggacAACTTTATTGACTGTGTGTCTACCACCCCTGACCACAGGGTCTTTCTGGCAGCTTCACTCAGGCGAACACCTAGTAAATGACAGGGTTAGTTTGATGTCTTACCATATGTGTGGTGGTTGTATTCTCATGGGAGTCTCCCCTTCAACCCACTACATACCAAGTGATGACATTTACAGTGCCCTCTGTCATTTTTGgcacagtgaagcattttttcttCTTTTGTCTCTATACTTCagaactttggatttgaaatcaaacaacgactatgaggttaaagtgcagactgtcagctttaatgtgTATTTCCaaccatatcgggtgaaccgtttaggaattacagcactttttgtacatagccccccccattttaggggagcaaaagtattgggacaaattcacttacatgtgtattaaagtagtaagaggttaagtatttggtcccatattcatagcacacaatgactacatcaagcttgtgactctacaaatttgttggatgcatttgctgtttgttttggttgtgtttcattttattttgtgcccaatagaaattaatggtaaatcatgtcattttggggtcacttttattgtaaataagaagagAACaattctaaacacttctacatgaatgtggatgttaccatgatgacggataatcctgaatgaaccgtgaataatgataagtgagaaagttatatgcgcacaaatatcataacccccccccccccaaatgctaacctcccgttattgtaatggtgaggttagcatgtcttgcgGGTATGACATTTGTGCGTCAAACCTTTTCACTCATCATCCAGGATTATCCgtcatcatggtagcatccacattcatgtagaagtgtagTTCAGTTCTGTATCAGTAAGTAAAACCTATCAAAAAACACTTTACTTGACAGATCTGAAAATAAAGGCTGACAAGAGagaaaagaagaagagacttgggtTGTGATCAAGAAATGAAGGGAAGTAACTGAATTAAATTCCTTGATTTATTTGGAACCCTCCAAATGACATGTCCTTTATTTTTCATTTcacaaaatatttacaaaaaagaTACTTTTCCCCATTTTTTTTCTCCTATTGGTCGACTGTTCTTGTAACAGTTCCTTTTCAGCGTTTTTTTATTTATCCAATGCTTACGCTGAGCAGTCCAGTTTCTCTCTTAGAAAAAGTTCATGAAAAAACCCCTCAACCATTACTTCTGctcatctttttttatttttcatttcttgtaggttttttattttttattccagAGTGCTTTATAAAACTCTTCCCCGCATGCTTACAGCTGCAAACAGGAAGCAGAGAGCGTGTGCTTGTTAAAAGGAAGTGACATCACCCTGCAGGAAGTACATTATTAACGCATAGTCACCGTCACACTCCCAGATGCTTGAGTTGATTTGTTTGGTCTGTCCAGTCCAGCCCAGGCCATGTAGTTGCTCGCTGAGCCACCATCCTGTCTACGAGTCCAACTGTCTTTAAGACAAACATGATACCTGCTCATATGGTATGATTACTCATATGCCATATGGGAATCGCTCATGTGTCATGATCTGTATATTAATAACTAGAAAACAAAGGAGACAGCCTGGCAGCACAATGGAAGGGGGTCGGATCCCCTCTCCGATGGGATTGGGATCCGAATCAATGGGAATAAAGAAGGTCCATAATGAAGTAGGTTTACAGTTGCCCATAAACCCTGATCTAGGGCCAGTTTCTGCCATTTGACCCCCTGATGTTTAAGGTTAGGACTGGGGGACGGGTCAGCTGATCCTGGACCTGTGTCTACAGGGAGGGTAAACTAATCCTAGACCTGTCTACAAAGCAACTTCTACAGAGagaaatccccccccccccccaaaagtgCATGGGAGGGGGTCCCAGCCCACACACAGAAGAGAACCTGGAAGAACGTGTGTGTTCAAGCTGCACAGTACATCCCTGAACTCAGCAAGGAGACAAAACCAGAGCTCTAACAATAATAAACCACCATTCTCTTTACACGGTTATCAGACCATGTTCAATAAACAGAAAATTATAATTAGAACATTAATAATAACAACATAAGGCTATCGATCTCACTACGACGGGGAGGGAGATGTCGCTAAAACATTTCATTTGAGCCGAAGTGCTTCAGCATCAACAGTTTCTGCACAAAGACAGAGATCATCATACAGtacactgtgtgtctgtctgacagAGAAAACTAATACATGTGTCAACCCTGCCCCCGAGAGTGTGTGTAAGTGCATCTATGAGTTGTAACATGGTGCTTAGCAGAGGACTGTCCGTATAACATGTAGAAGTGAACGTCTGTGTATGTACCTATATATatttattctgtgtgtgtgtctacatgaGCATGTGTGCGTATTTAACTAGTAGCGTAGTGCTTAGTGGAGAGCTGTTTGCCTGTAGAAGTGTGTATATATAGATGTATGTGTGTTAACTGGTGACATAGTGCTTGGTGGAGGGTTGCCCATACAGGCCATAgaagtctgtgtgtctgtgcgtctgCTGTGCGTCTATCCAGTCTCTGACAGCCAATCCTTGCATGGCTGGAGCTCCAGAGGCCAGGccggggggaggggggtagtCCTGGGCGCTTACCCAGGGAAAGGAGCCTGAACGTGGGTAGGGAGGGTGGCCGCGGTGCCCCGACACTGAGGGTACCCCGGAGCAATAGCAGTTATCCATGGTACACACCAGGATCTTACGCCCGCCATACTGGGGGAGCACTGCCggctgagaagaatgggaggagcTACCGCTGGCAGGGGGGAAGTGGGAGGGACTGAACACAGACCCTGAATGGTGATTGGTTAGAGAGCCACTTCCACTTCCTGTTCCGCCACCTTCGTTCATGTGGGAGGGGCCACAGGGACCCAGAAGCTGCTGATTGGAGGATTGGccctccccgggggcagagtttGGGCCCAGGTAGGGCTGCttagaagaggaagaggagtcaTTGAACCCGGAAGAAGCCGTTTTCCCAGCGCTTCCGTTGCTTTCTGGGAAGGCCGAGGAGTGTTTGCGTTTCTCTGCCCCGGAGCCGAGGCCGCTGGGATATGCCTGGACGGACTGGAGGAACGAGGAGGGAGGTGCTAGGGGggctggagggggagggagagaaagagagggggatcaGACTTACAAAGCCAAATATGAATTACCTTGATCTACCAACACAAATAATCAGATAAGGGTGTGAAGATTCTGTAAAGATGATTCTCTCGATCCTACCTTCCAATGTTTTCCGTAGGCTCTTCTCTCGCTTGGAGAGTTCTGACAGGAACAGCTTAGAGTTGAGACTGCCCACCTTGTAGGGAGGGAGCGCACTGCCCACGCACGCTTGAGACCTGCAACACACAAATATGCATGTAACAAGCCTGGTATATTAGCGCTCCATTAAAACTATAGTCCCGGTTCGATCCCCGCATGAGCCCTACGCATTTCTGCTCCGTCAACTCTGTCTCCCTACTACATGTCCTATCCTGTCATAAAAAGATTTGTAAGGAGTTTGGAATTCTGTTCTCCTAAATAAATAATGATGTGTATCATGACAATTCTAACATGACTACAGTTGTAATACGTGTGCAATAAGCCGCATGTAAGCGCCTTTCTGTATCTCTACTAACTTTTTTATAACATCTGTGTAATGTCCCctgtctctcacctctccatGAGGATCTTGACAGGTTTGGTATTCTTCATGAAGCCCAGCTCCTCAGCCTTGCCGAAGGCCGTGTGGACCGAGCTGAGCAGCTTCTGGGCCTCGTGTCTCTGTTCTCCCAGAGCTAGAACCTGGCCTGCGTTCTCCTGGCAGAACCTAGAACGCGCCCGCTCTAGAACCTCCAGCGTTCGGGACAGATCTTCTTCCAAGAAGTGCTGCATCCGCTGGTACTGCACACGCACCTCCTCTTTCAGCTCACACACTCTGTCCTGTAGGAGAGAACAGACTGTTATACATGTGTGTGCAGCCTGTGCTCACTGGCTgaggtgtgtgggagagagagaaagagagtgtttgTGAGAGAAATCAGACGTACCTCCACCACACACTTGTCAGAGTCGAGTTTACAGAGCTGCTCATCAATGTCCTgaactctctcctccaccctctcctgctgCCGCAATAGATTTtgctgagagagagaaatggtaATGTCATTCATAGTTGGGTTCGATAACTCCTCATACATAGCCGAACAAACCAATGAAAATGATAATATGAGAAGAGAAACACCACTAGGCCTCTAGCAGGCTGAG belongs to Coregonus clupeaformis isolate EN_2021a chromosome 1, ASM2061545v1, whole genome shotgun sequence and includes:
- the LOC121575488 gene encoding E3 ubiquitin-protein ligase TRIM8-like, producing MASNMATSDLSETWRNCFEEELICPICLHVFSEPIQLPCKHNFCRGCISEAWAKDTTLVRCPECNHAYSQKPALEKNHKLSNIVDKFNALSVEKAASPVLQCILCRRGPPLPAVKVCLRCSAPCCQSHVQTHLQQPCSALGHLLVEAEAVKAWTCPQHDEYRLYHCEAEQTAVCQYCCFTRCHPSHGHGVTDVELRRNDIRQNLLRQQERVEERVQDIDEQLCKLDSDKCVVEDRVCELKEEVRVQYQRMQHFLEEDLSRTLEVLERARSRFCQENAGQVLALGEQRHEAQKLLSSVHTAFGKAEELGFMKNTKPVKILMERSQACVGSALPPYKVGSLNSKLFLSELSKREKSLRKTLEAPLAPPSSFLQSVQAYPSGLGSGAEKRKHSSAFPESNGSAGKTASSGFNDSSSSSKQPYLGPNSAPGEGQSSNQQLLGPCGPSHMNEGGGTGSGSGSLTNHHSGSVFSPSHFPPASGSSSHSSQPAVLPQYGGRKILVCTMDNCYCSGVPSVSGHRGHPPYPRSGSFPWVSAQDYPPPPGLASGAPAMQGLAVRDWIDAQQTHRHTDFYGLYGQPSTKHYVTS